The following coding sequences lie in one Mucilaginibacter sp. KACC 22773 genomic window:
- a CDS encoding DUF3320 domain-containing protein: MSTRILTATDINLTYTPVINFALQQNHVPVIRSLVINNTTRVEWNALEVEITVEPAFAPLWKRIYGYVKQGDAFETGAIQLNLSAQYLAELTEKVSGTINIIIRNGDELLLSENRPIELLAYDQWNGLSLLPEMLAAFVTPNHPEIPKILRRASAILQSWTDNPSFDDYQSRSPDRVRKQMAAIYEAIAEQQLIYCTVPASFEESGQRIRLCDAIFVNRLANCLDLSLLYAACMEAVGIHPIIIIVKGHAFAGGWLVDESFADAVNDDPSLITKRTADGISEIAIVEATCMNAGNNTSFDSAAASAGQKMLNASEFILFIDIKRARFSGIRPLPLRVQTAAGWEIIEESRQERANALPEEIYAGQKLRNVDHIEISKQRLWERKLLDLTLRNSLLNIRITKSVVQFMTVNVGKLEDALADGQEFQVLPRPADWDNSLRDAGMYQALHQSDPIAELIQHELGQKRIRSFLPEPELTNGLTSLFRASRLSIEENGANTLYIGLGLLRWYETDASERPRYAPVLLIPVEIIRKSAQKGYVIRSRDEETMVNITLLEMIRQDFGVTIGGLDTLPKDESGVDVKLIFNIVRQAIMAKSRWDVEEQAVLGTFSFSKFILWNDIHNNAEHLYRNKVVASLVSGKLEWQAQENADVSLIQDSQLHPANIALPISTDSSQLQAIVSSGQDKSFVLHGPPGTGKSQTITNIIANALYAGKRVLFVAAKKAALEVVEDRLESIGIGDFCLELHSNKSKKTAVLEQLKAATEVARKAAPESHRDEADRLFALRNELNTYVEVLHKKYPFGYSLFDLFSSYSRFEKGEDKVYFAAGAIAQLSPAKLITWHDVAEELQVAGALIGQPANHALQYMRLQQYNNQVKQDAGQLIEHLLDLLSQYQSQLIGVSRLLKINGLVKSKEQQQSLHTLVSLLLELSDIPASLLQADFLEQTFAQVVGIAAHGQQRDKLRSALLGRYQKEVLAIPAQRILSEWNIANGKWFLPRWLGQRAIVKNMRALSATGQIDKSVIAQDLQQVIAFRAEQDVIDKAAFLPGLLGFLWKNGDPDWDALLRISDVVISINRAAGTLVGATQLREWRAALSREFTEGSRAFIIQNSGTLGSLLATAQQVTTTEGQIQQLLGINFATLPVVTGDYTADLIDEAVKWVQHLDELKDWYNWTSTRDKALAAGLDPLLTAYEKGNMTNADLVRQFQKGFYRSAAEYILSMHPELASFNSGLFGEKIRKFREVSSKFEMLTRQELYARLAANIPSFTQEASQSSEIGMLQRVIRNNGRAMSIRKIFDGIPNLLHRLAPCMLMSPISVAQYFDAGNPKFDLVIFDEASQLPTCEAVGAIARGTNVIVVGDPKQMPPTSFFATNNFDEDNVEKEDLESILDDCLALSMPSQHLLWHYRSKHESLIAFSNAKYYDNKLLTFPSTDDITSKVSFVPVEGHYDKGKSRQNKYEAKAIVDEVIKRLSDPLLAKRSIGIVTFSSVQQLLIDDMLTEVFVLRPDLEKIALETGEPLFIKNLENVQGDERDVILFSIGYGPDEKGRVSLNFGPVNRDGGWRRLNVAVSRARYEMKVFSTLRSDHIDLNRTPSEGVAGLKAFLAYAEKGKSALPPRASVKQKEDGGFELSIAESVRKHGYEVHSQIGCSDFRIDLGIVDKENPSAYILGVLTDGKNYHAATTSRDREIVQVDVLKSLGWNVHKIWSTEWWEKPDKVISGIMDAVTKAEESKKKAAKPAVTEKAKPVPTRPEDLNNKPSFNQAVPETQARPAAPAVSKVAEAYQVSHLDAVHTLTADDFIMQHNRGKLKTQVFNVLQTESPISKDLLIRRVLAAWGISRVTARFVNHLDGVFDQMNLTQTKTAGGNVYFWKADQSPEKYSIYRVAKTDDDKRDADDLPPEEVANAIREILHNQVSLARADLIREGAKLFGFARIGANVESAMLSGINIVVNKGFATVNGERVVFKG, from the coding sequence ATGAGCACGCGTATTTTAACAGCAACAGATATCAACCTTACATATACTCCTGTAATCAATTTCGCACTTCAACAAAACCATGTGCCGGTAATCCGGTCGCTGGTAATTAACAACACCACCAGGGTTGAGTGGAATGCCCTGGAAGTTGAAATTACCGTTGAACCAGCTTTTGCCCCTTTATGGAAAAGGATTTACGGGTATGTAAAACAAGGGGATGCCTTTGAAACAGGTGCTATACAGCTTAATTTATCAGCCCAATACCTGGCTGAATTAACCGAGAAAGTATCAGGCACTATAAATATTATTATCCGTAATGGTGATGAACTGCTATTGTCGGAAAATCGCCCGATCGAACTGCTTGCTTACGATCAATGGAACGGACTGAGCTTGCTGCCCGAGATGCTGGCGGCTTTTGTAACACCCAATCACCCGGAAATTCCAAAGATCCTTCGCCGCGCATCCGCCATTTTACAAAGCTGGACGGATAACCCATCATTTGATGATTACCAAAGCCGCAGCCCCGATAGGGTTCGTAAGCAAATGGCCGCCATTTACGAGGCCATTGCCGAGCAGCAACTGATATATTGTACCGTACCAGCCAGCTTTGAAGAAAGCGGACAGCGCATCCGCTTGTGCGATGCCATATTTGTCAACAGGCTTGCCAATTGCCTCGACCTATCGTTGTTATACGCCGCCTGTATGGAGGCCGTGGGTATCCACCCGATTATTATTATAGTGAAAGGGCATGCCTTTGCCGGCGGCTGGCTGGTTGACGAATCATTTGCCGATGCCGTGAATGACGATCCATCGCTTATTACCAAACGTACGGCGGATGGTATAAGCGAGATAGCCATTGTAGAAGCTACCTGCATGAATGCAGGCAACAATACCTCATTTGATTCGGCTGCGGCATCGGCCGGGCAAAAAATGCTGAATGCCAGTGAATTTATATTGTTTATAGATATTAAGCGAGCCCGTTTTAGCGGTATACGGCCACTGCCCTTGCGGGTACAAACCGCAGCAGGCTGGGAGATTATTGAAGAAAGCCGGCAGGAGCGGGCCAATGCCCTGCCCGAAGAGATTTACGCCGGGCAAAAACTAAGAAACGTAGATCATATCGAGATTTCCAAGCAACGCCTTTGGGAACGTAAATTACTCGATCTTACGTTGCGTAACAGCCTCCTCAACATCCGGATAACCAAAAGCGTAGTACAGTTTATGACCGTGAACGTAGGTAAACTGGAGGATGCCCTGGCCGATGGGCAGGAATTCCAGGTGTTGCCAAGGCCGGCCGATTGGGATAACTCGCTGCGCGATGCCGGCATGTACCAGGCGTTGCATCAGTCTGACCCGATTGCCGAGCTGATACAGCACGAACTGGGTCAAAAACGTATCCGTAGCTTTTTGCCCGAGCCGGAACTAACCAATGGGCTTACCAGTTTGTTCCGTGCCTCGCGGTTATCCATCGAGGAGAATGGAGCTAACACCCTTTATATCGGCCTGGGCTTGTTAAGATGGTACGAAACTGATGCCAGCGAGCGCCCAAGGTATGCTCCTGTTTTGCTGATACCTGTCGAGATCATCCGTAAATCGGCTCAAAAAGGCTATGTAATTCGCAGCCGCGACGAAGAAACCATGGTGAACATTACCTTACTGGAAATGATACGGCAGGATTTTGGCGTCACTATAGGCGGCCTGGATACATTACCTAAGGATGAAAGTGGGGTAGATGTAAAGCTGATATTTAACATTGTACGGCAGGCCATTATGGCCAAATCAAGATGGGACGTAGAGGAACAGGCGGTGCTGGGAACCTTTTCGTTCAGTAAGTTTATCCTCTGGAACGATATTCATAACAATGCCGAACACCTTTATCGCAATAAGGTGGTAGCCAGCCTGGTATCGGGCAAGCTGGAGTGGCAGGCGCAGGAAAATGCCGATGTATCGCTGATACAGGATAGCCAGCTGCACCCGGCAAATATCGCACTCCCCATCAGTACCGATTCATCGCAATTGCAGGCTATTGTAAGTTCGGGGCAGGATAAAAGCTTTGTGCTGCACGGGCCTCCGGGTACCGGCAAATCGCAAACCATTACCAATATTATAGCCAATGCCTTATACGCCGGGAAACGGGTGCTTTTTGTGGCGGCCAAAAAAGCCGCGCTCGAGGTGGTGGAAGACAGGCTGGAATCAATAGGCATAGGCGATTTTTGCCTCGAACTACATTCCAACAAATCAAAAAAAACAGCGGTGTTGGAGCAACTGAAAGCAGCTACCGAGGTAGCCCGCAAAGCCGCCCCCGAAAGCCACCGCGACGAGGCCGACCGCCTGTTTGCCCTGCGAAATGAGTTGAATACTTATGTTGAAGTGCTGCACAAAAAATATCCGTTCGGTTATTCGTTGTTTGATTTGTTTAGCAGCTACAGCCGTTTTGAAAAGGGGGAGGACAAGGTATATTTTGCAGCAGGCGCAATAGCACAGCTAAGTCCTGCAAAGTTAATTACATGGCACGATGTGGCCGAAGAATTACAGGTAGCCGGTGCACTAATAGGCCAGCCTGCCAACCATGCCCTGCAATACATGCGTTTGCAGCAATATAATAACCAGGTAAAGCAAGACGCCGGTCAATTGATAGAGCACCTGCTTGACCTCCTGAGTCAATACCAAAGCCAGCTTATTGGTGTAAGCAGGTTGCTGAAAATAAACGGGTTGGTTAAAAGCAAGGAGCAACAACAGTCATTACATACCCTGGTAAGCTTACTGCTTGAATTGTCCGATATCCCGGCATCATTGCTGCAGGCCGATTTCCTGGAGCAAACTTTTGCCCAGGTGGTAGGGATTGCGGCCCACGGGCAACAGCGCGATAAACTACGTTCGGCCTTGCTTGGCCGATACCAAAAGGAGGTTTTAGCTATACCAGCCCAAAGAATTTTATCTGAATGGAATATTGCTAATGGTAAATGGTTTTTACCACGGTGGCTGGGCCAGCGGGCAATTGTAAAAAACATGCGTGCGCTTTCGGCCACAGGGCAAATTGATAAATCGGTTATAGCTCAGGACTTGCAGCAGGTGATAGCCTTCCGGGCAGAACAGGATGTGATTGACAAAGCTGCTTTTTTACCCGGCCTGCTCGGTTTTTTATGGAAAAATGGCGATCCCGACTGGGACGCGTTACTCCGTATAAGTGATGTCGTTATCAGTATTAACCGCGCCGCAGGAACGCTTGTAGGTGCCACCCAGTTGAGGGAGTGGCGTGCGGCATTATCGCGTGAGTTTACCGAAGGCAGCAGGGCGTTTATTATCCAAAACTCCGGCACGCTAGGCAGTTTACTGGCTACGGCACAGCAAGTGACTACTACCGAAGGGCAAATTCAACAACTGTTGGGCATAAACTTTGCCACGTTGCCTGTTGTTACCGGTGATTACACTGCCGACCTGATTGATGAGGCCGTTAAGTGGGTGCAACACCTTGACGAATTGAAAGATTGGTACAACTGGACATCGACACGGGACAAAGCCCTGGCCGCGGGATTAGACCCCTTGCTTACCGCTTACGAAAAAGGTAATATGACAAATGCCGACCTGGTGAGGCAGTTTCAGAAAGGGTTTTACCGCTCGGCCGCCGAATATATATTGAGTATGCACCCGGAACTGGCCAGTTTTAACAGTGGTTTGTTTGGCGAAAAAATAAGGAAGTTTCGTGAGGTGAGCAGCAAGTTTGAAATGCTCACCCGGCAGGAGTTATACGCAAGGCTGGCAGCAAACATCCCTTCATTTACGCAGGAGGCTTCGCAAAGCTCAGAAATTGGCATGTTGCAGCGGGTAATTAGGAATAACGGGCGGGCTATGTCTATCCGCAAAATATTTGATGGCATTCCTAATTTATTGCACCGGCTGGCTCCTTGTATGCTGATGAGCCCGATATCGGTAGCCCAGTATTTTGATGCCGGCAACCCTAAGTTTGACCTGGTGATATTTGATGAAGCATCACAGTTGCCCACCTGCGAAGCAGTTGGCGCCATTGCCCGTGGTACAAACGTAATAGTAGTAGGCGACCCTAAACAAATGCCGCCGACCAGCTTTTTTGCCACCAATAACTTTGATGAGGACAATGTGGAGAAGGAAGACCTGGAGAGCATCCTGGACGATTGCCTCGCGCTATCCATGCCATCACAACACCTGTTGTGGCACTACAGGAGCAAGCACGAAAGCTTAATTGCGTTTAGCAACGCCAAGTATTATGATAACAAGCTACTTACCTTTCCGTCGACAGATGATATTACCAGCAAAGTAAGTTTTGTGCCTGTTGAAGGGCACTACGATAAAGGTAAAAGCAGGCAAAATAAATACGAAGCCAAAGCAATTGTTGATGAGGTGATTAAGCGATTGTCTGATCCGTTGCTGGCCAAAAGGAGTATTGGCATTGTAACCTTTAGTTCGGTGCAGCAACTGCTGATTGATGATATGCTGACAGAAGTTTTTGTACTTAGGCCCGACCTGGAAAAAATTGCCCTGGAAACCGGCGAACCCCTGTTTATTAAAAACCTGGAGAACGTTCAGGGTGACGAACGCGATGTGATCCTGTTTTCTATTGGCTACGGGCCTGATGAAAAGGGTAGGGTAAGCCTTAATTTTGGCCCGGTAAACCGCGATGGTGGCTGGAGGAGGCTGAATGTAGCCGTATCAAGGGCAAGGTACGAGATGAAAGTATTTTCGACTTTAAGGTCAGATCACATAGACCTTAACCGTACACCATCTGAAGGAGTTGCAGGGCTAAAAGCATTTTTAGCCTACGCCGAAAAGGGAAAAAGCGCTTTGCCGCCCCGCGCATCGGTTAAACAAAAAGAAGATGGCGGGTTTGAGCTGAGCATAGCCGAATCGGTTCGTAAACATGGTTATGAAGTACACAGCCAGATAGGATGTTCTGATTTCAGGATTGACCTTGGGATTGTGGATAAGGAAAATCCATCGGCATATATTTTGGGCGTTTTAACCGATGGCAAAAACTATCATGCGGCAACCACCTCGCGCGACAGGGAGATAGTGCAGGTTGATGTGTTAAAGTCGCTGGGATGGAATGTGCACAAGATCTGGTCGACAGAATGGTGGGAGAAGCCAGACAAGGTTATCAGCGGCATAATGGATGCCGTTACTAAGGCAGAAGAAAGTAAAAAGAAAGCAGCGAAACCGGCTGTAACGGAAAAAGCTAAACCGGTACCAACCCGGCCCGAAGACTTAAATAACAAACCATCATTTAACCAGGCTGTTCCCGAAACACAAGCCCGGCCTGCGGCTCCGGCTGTTTCAAAAGTTGCCGAGGCATACCAGGTTAGCCACTTAGATGCTGTTCATACGCTAACGGCCGATGATTTTATTATGCAGCATAACCGCGGCAAGCTGAAAACGCAGGTTTTTAATGTGCTGCAAACCGAATCGCCGATAAGTAAGGATCTGCTCATCAGGCGGGTTCTGGCAGCGTGGGGAATTAGCCGGGTAACGGCGCGGTTTGTTAATCACCTTGATGGGGTATTTGACCAGATGAACCTTACGCAAACCAAAACCGCAGGGGGCAATGTTTATTTCTGGAAAGCAGACCAGAGTCCTGAAAAATATAGCATCTACCGCGTTGCCAAAACTGATGACGATAAACGGGATGCTGATGACCTGCCGCCTGAGGAGGTAGCAAACGCTATCCGCGAAATTCTCCATAACCAGGTGAGCCTGGCCCGGGCCGACCTGATAAGGGAAGGGGCGAAGCTGTTTGGTTTTGCCAGGATAGGCGCCAATGTAGAAAGCGCTATGCTAAGCGGTATTAATATTGTCGTGAATAAGGGTTTTGCAACGGTAAATGGCGAGCGGGTGGTTTTTAAAGGTTAA
- a CDS encoding helix-turn-helix domain-containing protein gives MAVRRINNYAEIVFTCSEAVHQNSELVAEEHSVVRVLSGQLKVIESNKAYFFEAGETFLFPKNRLARLVKTGKDGLPYRAIIVKLTQDVLKAFYEHKKIDAVTVFKSDAIIPLSKGPLLDSFFASMLPYFDLEYKLPRELSELKIQEAIAILRAIKSNMDHILSDFSEPHKINLVEFMERNYMFNMPIEKFSYLTGRSLTTFKRDFKKVYGTTPQKWLTQKRLELARYQLAEKNRKPSEIYLESGFENLSHFSYAFKKQFGFTPSKLSKAK, from the coding sequence ATGGCGGTACGGCGAATAAATAATTACGCAGAGATTGTATTTACCTGTAGCGAAGCGGTTCATCAAAATAGTGAACTCGTTGCTGAGGAGCATTCTGTAGTCCGGGTTTTATCAGGTCAATTGAAAGTAATCGAATCTAATAAAGCTTACTTCTTTGAAGCAGGAGAAACATTCTTGTTCCCTAAGAACCGGTTGGCCCGGCTCGTTAAAACGGGAAAAGACGGTTTGCCCTACAGGGCGATTATTGTAAAGTTGACCCAAGATGTACTGAAAGCATTTTACGAGCATAAAAAAATTGATGCTGTTACAGTGTTTAAAAGTGATGCCATAATTCCTTTATCCAAAGGACCTTTACTGGATAGTTTTTTCGCGTCTATGCTTCCCTACTTCGACTTAGAGTATAAATTGCCGCGCGAACTTTCGGAGTTGAAAATACAGGAGGCAATAGCCATATTGAGAGCCATAAAAAGCAATATGGATCACATTTTATCCGATTTTTCTGAGCCGCATAAAATTAACCTTGTTGAGTTTATGGAGCGTAACTATATGTTTAACATGCCAATCGAAAAATTTAGTTATCTAACAGGGCGAAGTTTGACAACCTTTAAGCGTGATTTTAAGAAAGTGTATGGTACAACGCCTCAGAAATGGCTCACACAAAAAAGGCTTGAACTTGCCCGATACCAATTGGCTGAAAAGAACCGCAAACCTTCTGAAATTTATTTAGAATCGGGTTTTGAAAACCTCTCACACTTTTCATATGCGTTTAAAAAACAATTTGGTTTTACACCAAGTAAATTGTCAAAAGCTAAATAA
- a CDS encoding SDR family NAD(P)-dependent oxidoreductase, with product MEQNNYNGALQKPVGSGFNAASTTSDVIKGVDLNGKIAIVTGGDGGLGLEITKTFSQAGATVIVPAKNTEKAKSNLQEVANVEVEPMNLTESASITSFAEKFLASGRPLHMLINNAGIMWTPLQRDARGYEAQFSTNHLGHFQLTAELWEALKKAEGARVVTVSSSAHHYSPVLFDDVNYQTREYNKFEAYGQSKTANVLFTVELDKKAREFGVRAYTLHPGLILDTNLGRHLTFEDFVTLGVVNADGTPNEEAQAAMQKMSKTKEQGAATTVWAATSPQLQNIGGVYLQDVEVVGYNPDAYDNSAGKSTPGGTFGVAPFALEPDAAQKLWVLSEELTNTKFNF from the coding sequence ATGGAACAAAATAATTATAATGGGGCTTTGCAAAAACCGGTAGGTTCAGGCTTCAACGCAGCATCCACAACATCTGATGTTATAAAAGGTGTGGATCTTAATGGAAAAATTGCTATTGTGACAGGCGGCGACGGAGGTCTTGGCCTTGAAATCACCAAAACGTTTTCTCAGGCAGGTGCGACAGTAATTGTACCTGCCAAGAATACTGAAAAAGCAAAATCAAACCTTCAAGAAGTTGCCAATGTAGAAGTGGAGCCAATGAACCTAACGGAATCTGCTTCTATTACTTCTTTTGCTGAAAAATTCCTGGCATCAGGTAGGCCATTGCATATGTTAATAAATAATGCGGGCATCATGTGGACACCTTTACAACGTGACGCCCGTGGTTATGAGGCACAATTTTCTACAAACCACTTAGGGCATTTTCAACTGACAGCAGAACTTTGGGAAGCCCTTAAGAAGGCAGAAGGAGCAAGGGTGGTGACAGTTTCCTCCTCGGCACACCATTATTCTCCTGTACTTTTTGACGACGTTAATTATCAGACGAGAGAATACAACAAATTTGAGGCGTACGGCCAGTCTAAAACAGCTAACGTGCTATTTACTGTTGAACTAGATAAAAAAGCTCGTGAGTTTGGTGTTCGCGCTTACACACTGCATCCCGGTCTAATATTGGATACCAATTTGGGCAGGCACCTGACCTTTGAAGATTTTGTTACTTTGGGTGTCGTAAATGCTGACGGCACACCCAATGAAGAAGCCCAGGCAGCAATGCAAAAAATGTCTAAGACTAAAGAGCAGGGCGCTGCCACAACAGTATGGGCCGCAACAAGTCCGCAATTGCAAAATATAGGCGGTGTTTATCTGCAAGATGTCGAAGTTGTCGGTTACAATCCCGATGCCTACGACAATAGTGCAGGCAAGAGCACCCCTGGCGGGACGTTCGGTGTGGCACCGTTTGCCCTGGAACCCGATGCGGCACAAAAGCTTTGGGTTTTGAGTGAGGAACTCACGAATACAAAATTCAATTTTTAA
- a CDS encoding DUF4268 domain-containing protein: MYSRDQASQIKQAFWTAFGQYIAPQPSADGLRINWVNYKTGIKHLHFKMQADKRSAFVGIEISHPDLGMQELVFDQFKELKLVFDASIGEEWDWLLHTIDDNDKTVSRIIKTLPNVSVFNQNDWPALISFFKPRIIALDDFWSTASYSFDLFK, translated from the coding sequence TTGTACTCGCGCGATCAGGCATCACAAATTAAACAGGCATTCTGGACAGCTTTTGGCCAATATATTGCGCCGCAGCCATCGGCCGATGGCTTACGCATTAACTGGGTTAATTATAAAACGGGCATCAAACACCTGCATTTTAAAATGCAGGCTGATAAAAGGTCGGCATTTGTTGGTATCGAAATTTCGCATCCCGATTTGGGCATGCAAGAACTCGTTTTTGATCAGTTTAAAGAACTTAAATTAGTATTTGACGCCAGCATAGGCGAGGAATGGGACTGGCTGCTGCACACTATCGATGATAACGATAAAACAGTAAGCCGTATCATCAAAACCCTGCCCAACGTAAGCGTATTTAACCAAAACGACTGGCCCGCACTAATCTCCTTTTTCAAACCCAGGATCATCGCCTTAGACGATTTCTGGAGCACCGCAAGTTATAGTTTCGATTTGTTTAAGTAG
- a CDS encoding glutaminase family protein, with product MKRFPLTVCISILGLFARAQDVKAPAYPLITHNPYFSIWSSTDDLNESTTHHWTGKDQSLLGLIKVDGEVYRFMGKEPVHYKTLVPGGDEKPYEVKYTETKPSDNWADGKFDDTAWKTGTAPFSDDPKQGKTVWTSRDIWVRRVFTFHKADINKLFLKLHHDDETEVYLNGEKINVSSGANGDLQMMPLKDDVAGKLKEGENVLALHCTNTGGGAALDAGFADELKATQHADIQVAKQTHVEVTATQTMYAFKCGKIDLQVTFTSPLLMNNLDLMARPISYITYRVKSNNGQAHNVQVYLGASADIARNKPSQPVTTQKYETSTLSVLKAGTIEQPILQKRGDDLRIDWGYMYVAVPKSAAATQYISTGDEAVTSFFKNDSKSTVKEGTDVVLNTVVPFGKVGKTTVEHFVELGYDDITPVQYFHVNLKPYWQNAQIKTIDQLLAKAAADYPVITKNCAAFNALMYHDALKAGGDKYAKLCVLAYRQAISAHILVKSSQGELLFLSKENFSNGSINTVDVTYPSAPLFLIYNPKLMEGMLNGIFYFSETGKFPHDFAAHDLGTYPLANGQTYGEGMPVEESGNMLALTAAIVKANGNNPAYAKKHWKTLTAWTNYLVREGGDPANQLCTDDFAGHLARNANLSAKAIVGVGCYAHLADLMGDKATGTKYRAIAKEMVAKWMKLADAGDHYSLVFEKPETWSQKYNIVWDKILGLNLFPQSVYDREVKFYLSKQNEFGLPLDSRKTYTKSDWIIWTATLAKSNDDFKTLVAPVYKYAMETPTRVPLSDWHETTDGKQVGFQARSVVGGYFIKELQEKWKPTVK from the coding sequence ATGAAGAGGTTTCCATTAACCGTTTGTATTTCAATTTTGGGGCTGTTTGCCCGGGCGCAGGATGTTAAGGCGCCGGCTTATCCGCTTATTACGCACAATCCTTATTTCAGTATCTGGTCGTCTACCGATGATTTAAATGAATCAACAACTCACCACTGGACAGGAAAGGATCAGTCACTTTTGGGCCTGATAAAGGTGGATGGCGAGGTTTACCGTTTTATGGGTAAGGAACCGGTACACTACAAAACCCTGGTACCCGGCGGCGATGAAAAACCTTACGAAGTAAAGTATACCGAAACAAAGCCATCAGATAACTGGGCCGACGGAAAATTTGACGATACAGCATGGAAAACGGGTACTGCGCCTTTTAGCGACGACCCCAAGCAAGGCAAAACAGTGTGGACAAGCCGCGACATTTGGGTGCGCCGCGTGTTTACCTTCCATAAAGCAGACATTAATAAACTGTTCCTGAAACTTCACCACGATGATGAAACCGAAGTATATCTTAATGGCGAGAAAATAAACGTAAGCAGCGGCGCCAACGGCGATCTGCAAATGATGCCGCTTAAGGATGATGTAGCCGGTAAACTGAAGGAAGGCGAAAACGTATTGGCTTTGCATTGTACCAATACCGGAGGCGGTGCTGCCCTTGATGCTGGCTTTGCCGATGAACTAAAAGCTACCCAACATGCCGATATCCAGGTAGCTAAACAAACCCACGTTGAGGTTACGGCTACCCAAACCATGTATGCATTTAAGTGCGGCAAAATTGATTTGCAGGTAACGTTTACATCACCTTTGTTAATGAATAACCTTGATTTGATGGCAAGGCCAATATCGTACATTACTTACAGGGTAAAGTCAAACAATGGGCAGGCACACAACGTACAGGTTTATTTGGGCGCATCTGCGGATATTGCCCGTAACAAACCATCACAGCCTGTTACAACCCAAAAGTATGAAACAAGCACTTTGTCGGTATTAAAAGCAGGAACTATTGAGCAGCCTATTTTACAAAAACGCGGTGACGATTTACGGATAGATTGGGGATATATGTATGTTGCGGTGCCAAAATCGGCCGCTGCCACCCAGTATATCAGCACAGGTGATGAAGCGGTGACTTCGTTTTTTAAAAACGACAGTAAATCAACTGTAAAAGAAGGTACAGATGTGGTACTGAATACGGTAGTGCCATTTGGTAAAGTAGGTAAAACAACGGTTGAACATTTTGTTGAATTAGGCTACGATGATATTACGCCCGTTCAGTATTTTCATGTAAACTTAAAACCATACTGGCAAAACGCGCAAATTAAAACTATTGACCAGCTGCTGGCTAAAGCAGCAGCCGATTACCCCGTGATTACTAAAAACTGCGCGGCTTTTAACGCACTGATGTATCACGATGCTCTAAAAGCAGGTGGTGATAAATATGCTAAACTTTGCGTGTTGGCTTATCGCCAGGCAATAAGCGCTCATATATTGGTAAAAAGTTCGCAGGGCGAACTCTTATTTTTATCGAAAGAGAATTTTAGTAATGGATCTATTAACACTGTTGACGTAACTTATCCTTCGGCGCCATTATTCCTTATTTACAATCCAAAACTGATGGAAGGTATGCTGAATGGTATTTTCTATTTCAGCGAAACCGGTAAATTTCCGCATGATTTTGCGGCGCATGATTTAGGTACCTACCCGCTGGCAAACGGCCAAACTTATGGCGAAGGTATGCCGGTTGAAGAGTCGGGCAATATGCTGGCGCTTACAGCGGCCATTGTTAAAGCAAATGGTAATAACCCTGCTTATGCCAAAAAGCATTGGAAAACTTTAACCGCATGGACTAACTACCTGGTTCGTGAAGGCGGCGACCCGGCCAACCAGTTGTGTACCGATGATTTTGCCGGTCACCTGGCGCGCAATGCAAACTTATCTGCCAAAGCAATAGTAGGAGTAGGCTGTTATGCTCACCTTGCCGATTTAATGGGCGATAAAGCTACAGGCACTAAGTACAGGGCTATAGCCAAAGAAATGGTTGCCAAATGGATGAAACTTGCCGATGCCGGTGATCATTACTCGCTTGTGTTTGAAAAGCCAGAAACCTGGAGCCAGAAATATAATATTGTATGGGATAAAATTCTTGGCTTAAACCTGTTCCCGCAATCGGTTTACGACCGCGAGGTTAAATTTTATCTCAGCAAACAAAACGAATTTGGCTTACCATTGGATAGTCGTAAAACTTATACCAAAAGCGACTGGATTATATGGACAGCCACCCTGGCCAAAAGCAACGATGATTTTAAGACCCTTGTTGCCCCGGTTTACAAATACGCCATGGAAACCCCAACCCGCGTACCCCTAAGCGATTGGCACGAAACCACCGATGGCAAACAGGTAGGTTTCCAGGCGCGCAGCGTTGTAGGCGGATACTTTATCAAGGAACTACAGGAAAAGTGGAAACCAACGGTGAAATAA